One genomic segment of Streptomyces sp. NBC_00239 includes these proteins:
- a CDS encoding type III pantothenate kinase — protein MLLTIDVGNSQTVLGLFDGEELVDHWRISTDPRRTADELAVLMQGLMGMHPMLGERLGAGIHGIAISSAVPSVLHELREVTRRYYGDVPAVLVEPGVKTGLPVLTDNPKEIGADRIVNTIAAVELYGGPAIVVGFGTATTFDAVSVRGEYVGGAIAPGIEISVEALGARGAQLRKIELARPRNVIGKNTVEAMQSGIVYGFAGAVDGVVTRMRRELAGPDGDPSDVRVIATGGLAPIVLGETTVIDDHEPWLTLIGLRLVYERNAPAFS, from the coding sequence ATGCTGCTGACCATCGACGTGGGCAACTCCCAGACGGTGCTCGGCCTGTTCGACGGAGAGGAGCTCGTCGACCACTGGCGGATCTCCACCGACCCGCGGCGCACCGCCGACGAGCTGGCCGTGCTCATGCAGGGACTGATGGGCATGCACCCGATGCTGGGCGAGCGGCTCGGCGCCGGGATCCACGGCATCGCGATCTCCTCGGCGGTCCCCTCCGTCCTGCACGAGCTGCGCGAGGTCACCCGCCGCTACTACGGCGACGTGCCCGCGGTGCTGGTCGAGCCGGGCGTCAAGACCGGCCTGCCGGTGCTGACCGACAACCCGAAGGAGATCGGAGCCGACCGCATCGTCAACACGATCGCCGCGGTCGAGCTGTACGGCGGCCCCGCGATCGTCGTCGGCTTCGGCACCGCCACCACCTTCGACGCGGTGTCCGTGCGCGGCGAGTACGTGGGCGGGGCGATCGCCCCGGGCATCGAGATCTCCGTCGAGGCCCTCGGCGCCCGCGGCGCCCAGCTCCGCAAGATCGAACTGGCCCGGCCGCGGAACGTGATCGGCAAGAACACGGTCGAGGCGATGCAGTCGGGCATCGTGTACGGGTTCGCGGGCGCGGTCGACGGGGTCGTCACGCGGATGCGGCGCGAGCTGGCCGGTCCGGACGGGGACCCGTCCGACGTGCGGGTCATCGCCACCGGTGGGCTGGCGCCCATCGTCCTGGGGGAGACCACCGTCATCGACGACCACGAGCCGTGGCTCACCCTGATCGGCCTCCGCCTGGTCTACGAGCGAAACGCCCCGGCCTTCTCCTGA
- the nadC gene encoding carboxylating nicotinate-nucleotide diphosphorylase, translated as MSTPELPLVSDDSAGGCGDDCACEPAESGLDPALAQLLADAGLDPIEVEDVAHMALSEDLDGGVDVTTEATVPEEAVATADFTAREAGTVAGLRIAEAVLSVVCTDEFEVERHAEDGDRVEAGQVLLSVTARTRDLLTGERSALNILCRLSGIATATRAWADALEGTAARVRDTRKTTPGLRALEKYAVRCGGGVNHRMSLSDAALVKDNHVVAAGGVAQAFKAVREQFPDVPVEVEVDTLHQAREVMDAGADLILLDNFTVPETEEAVSLNRGHNQGRAVLESSGRLTLENARAYAETGVDYLAVGALTHSSPILDIGLDLREAAR; from the coding sequence GTGAGCACCCCCGAACTTCCCCTCGTATCCGACGACTCGGCCGGCGGCTGCGGCGACGACTGCGCCTGCGAGCCCGCCGAGTCCGGCCTGGACCCGGCCCTCGCCCAGCTGCTCGCCGACGCCGGCCTCGACCCGATCGAGGTCGAGGACGTCGCGCACATGGCGCTCTCCGAGGACCTCGACGGCGGCGTCGATGTGACCACCGAGGCCACCGTCCCCGAAGAGGCCGTCGCCACCGCCGACTTCACCGCCCGCGAGGCGGGCACGGTGGCGGGCCTGCGGATCGCCGAGGCGGTCCTGTCGGTCGTCTGCACCGACGAGTTCGAGGTCGAGCGGCACGCGGAGGACGGCGACCGGGTCGAGGCCGGCCAGGTCCTGCTGTCCGTCACCGCCCGCACCCGCGACCTGCTCACCGGCGAGCGCAGCGCGCTGAACATCCTGTGCCGGCTGTCCGGCATCGCGACCGCCACCCGCGCCTGGGCGGACGCCCTGGAGGGCACGGCGGCCCGGGTCCGGGACACCCGCAAGACCACCCCCGGCCTGCGCGCCCTGGAGAAGTACGCGGTCCGCTGCGGCGGCGGCGTCAACCACCGCATGTCGCTGTCCGACGCGGCCCTGGTGAAGGACAACCACGTGGTCGCGGCGGGCGGCGTGGCGCAGGCCTTCAAGGCGGTCCGCGAGCAGTTCCCCGACGTCCCCGTCGAGGTCGAGGTCGACACCCTGCACCAGGCCCGCGAGGTCATGGACGCCGGCGCCGACCTGATCCTCCTCGACAACTTCACCGTGCCGGAGACCGAGGAGGCCGTGAGCCTCAACCGCGGCCACAACCAGGGCCGCGCGGTCCTGGAGTCCTCGGGCCGCCTCACCCTGGAGAACGCCCGCGCCTACGCCGAGACCGGCGTCGACTACCTGGCCGTCGGCGCGCTCACGCACTCCTCGCCGATCCTCGACATCGGACTCGACCTGCGCGAGGCGGCACGCTGA
- a CDS encoding L-aspartate oxidase — protein sequence MSTGIRLHAPAPGWAIEADVVVVGSGVAGLTAALRCAAAGRRTVVVTKARLDDGSTRWAQGGIAAALGEGDTPEQHLDDTLVAGAGLCDEAAVRLLVTEGPDAVRRLIDTGAVFDTSDATGEIELTREGGHHRRRIAHAGGDATGAEISRALVAAVHDAGIETVENALVLDLLQDADGRTAGVTLHVMGEGQHDGVGAVHAPAVILATGGMGQVFSATTNPAVSTGDGVALALRAGAEISDLEFVQFHPTVLFLGPDAEGQQPLVSEAVRGEGAHLVDAGGVRFMAGQHELAELAPRDIVAKAIMRRMQEQGAHHMYLDARHFGAQMWEQRFPTILAACRAHGIDPVTEPIPVAPAAHYASGGVRTDLDGRTTVPGLYACGEVACTGVHGANRLASNSLLEGLVFAERIAADIAASSAPRTGPGIPVPSTGPLLSGETRLDIQRIMTEGAGVLRSAASLEQAADALEALYGAALTELETHGKTAEPGTDSWESTNLLCVARVLVAAARRRAETRGCHWREDHPDRDDENWHRHLVVRVSETERRALVVTTTDSADFPSVRHPPIQEQ from the coding sequence GTGAGCACTGGCATACGACTGCACGCCCCCGCCCCCGGCTGGGCGATCGAGGCCGACGTCGTGGTCGTCGGCTCCGGTGTCGCGGGCCTGACCGCCGCACTGCGCTGCGCCGCCGCGGGCCGCCGTACGGTCGTCGTCACCAAGGCCCGCCTCGACGACGGCTCCACCCGCTGGGCGCAGGGCGGCATCGCCGCGGCGCTCGGCGAGGGCGACACCCCCGAGCAGCACCTCGACGACACCCTCGTCGCCGGCGCCGGCCTGTGCGACGAGGCCGCCGTACGCCTGCTCGTGACCGAAGGGCCCGACGCCGTACGGCGGTTGATCGACACCGGCGCCGTCTTCGACACCTCCGACGCCACCGGTGAGATCGAACTGACCCGCGAAGGCGGCCACCACCGCCGCCGGATCGCCCACGCGGGCGGCGACGCCACCGGCGCCGAGATCTCCCGCGCCCTGGTCGCCGCCGTCCACGACGCCGGCATCGAGACCGTAGAGAACGCCCTGGTCCTCGACCTGCTCCAGGACGCCGACGGCCGCACCGCGGGCGTCACCCTGCACGTCATGGGCGAGGGCCAGCACGACGGCGTCGGCGCCGTGCACGCGCCCGCCGTCATCCTCGCCACCGGCGGCATGGGCCAGGTGTTCTCCGCGACCACCAACCCGGCCGTGTCCACCGGCGACGGCGTCGCGCTCGCCCTGCGGGCCGGCGCCGAGATCTCCGACCTGGAGTTCGTCCAGTTCCACCCGACCGTCCTGTTCCTCGGCCCGGACGCCGAGGGCCAGCAGCCCCTGGTCTCCGAGGCGGTGCGCGGCGAAGGCGCCCACCTCGTCGACGCCGGCGGGGTCCGCTTCATGGCCGGACAGCACGAACTCGCCGAACTCGCCCCCCGCGACATCGTCGCCAAGGCCATCATGCGCCGCATGCAGGAACAAGGCGCCCACCACATGTACCTGGACGCCCGGCACTTCGGCGCGCAGATGTGGGAACAGCGCTTCCCCACCATCCTCGCCGCCTGCCGCGCCCACGGCATCGACCCCGTCACCGAGCCCATCCCGGTCGCCCCCGCCGCGCACTACGCCAGCGGCGGCGTCCGCACCGACCTCGACGGCCGCACCACCGTCCCCGGCCTGTACGCGTGCGGCGAGGTCGCCTGCACCGGCGTCCACGGCGCCAACCGGCTCGCCTCCAACTCCCTCCTCGAAGGCCTGGTCTTCGCGGAGCGGATCGCCGCCGACATCGCGGCCTCGTCCGCCCCCCGGACCGGCCCCGGCATACCGGTGCCGTCCACCGGCCCGCTGCTGAGCGGCGAAACCCGCCTGGACATCCAGCGGATCATGACCGAAGGCGCGGGCGTCCTGCGCTCCGCCGCCTCCCTGGAGCAGGCCGCGGACGCCCTCGAAGCCCTCTACGGCGCGGCCCTGACCGAACTGGAGACCCACGGCAAGACCGCCGAACCCGGCACCGACAGCTGGGAGTCGACCAACCTGCTGTGCGTGGCCCGGGTCCTGGTCGCGGCCGCCCGCCGCCGGGCCGAGACCCGCGGCTGCCACTGGCGCGAGGACCACCCGGACCGGGACGACGAGAACTGGCACCGCCACCTCGTCGTCCGCGTGTCCGAGACCGAGAGGCGCGCCCTGGTCGTCACCACGACCGACTCCGCGGACTTCCCGTCCGTACGCCACCCCCCGATCCAGGAGCAGTGA
- the panC gene encoding pantoate--beta-alanine ligase, which produces MTCALLHTADDLHALPRTGRRAVVMTMGALHEGHATLVRTARAVAGPGGQVVVTVFVNPLQFGAGEDLDRYPRTLEADVKLAEAAGADVVFAPAVDEVYPGGEPQVRITAGPMGTRLEGATRPGHFDGMLTVVAKLLNLTRPDTALFGQKDAQQLALIRRMAADLNFPVEITGVPTVREDDGLALSSRNRYLSAPERRTALALSRALFAGRDRLAAQAALRARAEAAPASDERATALARLGEARASADAHAVSAAGTGLPSAVRAAARAVLDDAAHAEPPLLLDYLALVDPADFTEVPDTFAGEAVLAVAAKVGTTRLIDNIPVEFGAHP; this is translated from the coding sequence GTGACCTGCGCCCTCCTGCACACCGCCGACGACCTGCACGCCCTGCCGCGCACCGGCCGCCGCGCCGTCGTGATGACCATGGGCGCCCTCCACGAGGGCCACGCCACCCTGGTCCGCACCGCGCGCGCCGTCGCCGGACCCGGCGGCCAGGTCGTCGTCACCGTCTTCGTCAACCCGCTCCAGTTCGGCGCCGGCGAGGACCTCGACCGCTACCCCCGCACCCTCGAAGCCGACGTCAAGCTCGCCGAGGCGGCCGGCGCCGACGTCGTGTTCGCGCCCGCCGTCGACGAGGTCTACCCCGGCGGCGAACCCCAGGTCCGGATCACCGCCGGCCCCATGGGCACCCGGCTGGAGGGCGCCACCCGCCCCGGCCACTTCGACGGCATGCTCACCGTCGTCGCCAAGCTCCTCAACCTCACCCGCCCCGACACCGCGCTCTTCGGCCAGAAGGACGCCCAGCAGCTCGCCCTCATCCGGCGGATGGCCGCCGACCTCAACTTCCCCGTCGAGATCACCGGCGTGCCCACCGTCCGCGAGGACGACGGCCTGGCCCTCTCCAGCCGCAACCGCTACCTCTCCGCGCCCGAGCGCCGCACCGCACTCGCCCTCTCCCGGGCCCTGTTCGCCGGCCGCGACCGGCTCGCCGCCCAGGCCGCCCTGCGCGCCCGCGCCGAAGCCGCCCCCGCCAGCGACGAACGCGCCACGGCCCTGGCCCGGCTCGGCGAGGCCCGCGCCTCCGCCGACGCGCACGCCGTCTCCGCCGCCGGAACCGGCCTGCCCTCCGCCGTACGGGCCGCCGCCCGCGCCGTACTCGACGACGCCGCGCACGCCGAACCGCCGCTGCTCCTCGACTACCTGGCGCTCGTCGACCCCGCCGACTTCACCGAGGTCCCCGACACCTTCGCGGGCGAGGCGGTCCTCGCCGTCGCCGCCAAGGTCGGCACGACCCGGCTCATCGACAACATCCCCGTGGAGTTCGGAGCACACCCGTGA
- a CDS encoding Rossmann-like and DUF2520 domain-containing protein gives MQRLAWRRNVRYPPRTGTEGPSRVNASPLPAAQPRPARLTVGVVGAGRVGPALAAALQLAGHHPVAVSAVSDASRRRAADLLPDVPLVPPAQVLERADLVLLTVPDDTLPGLVEGLADTGAVRPGQLLVHTSGRYGTAVLDPARRAGALPLALHPAMTFTGTAVDVQRLAGCSFGVTAPEELRLAAEALVIEMGGEPEWIAEEARPLYHAALALGANHLVTLVAQSMELLRTAGVEHPDRMLGPLLGAALDNALRSGDAALTGPVARGDAGTVAAHVAELRKHAPQTVAGYLAMARSTADRALAHGLLKPELAEDLLGVLSEGGER, from the coding sequence ATGCAACGGCTAGCATGGCGACGTAACGTCCGGTACCCCCCGCGGACTGGAACGGAAGGCCCTTCCCGCGTGAACGCATCACCGCTCCCGGCAGCGCAGCCCCGCCCCGCACGGCTCACGGTGGGAGTCGTCGGCGCAGGCCGCGTCGGCCCGGCCCTCGCCGCCGCCCTGCAGCTCGCCGGACACCACCCCGTAGCCGTCTCCGCGGTCTCCGACGCCAGCCGCCGGCGCGCCGCCGACCTGCTGCCCGACGTGCCCCTCGTACCGCCCGCGCAGGTCCTGGAACGCGCCGACCTGGTGCTCCTGACCGTGCCCGACGACACCCTCCCCGGGCTCGTCGAAGGGCTCGCCGACACCGGCGCCGTACGCCCCGGCCAGCTGCTCGTCCACACCTCCGGCCGCTACGGCACCGCCGTCCTCGACCCCGCCCGCCGGGCCGGCGCCCTGCCGCTCGCCCTGCACCCCGCCATGACCTTCACCGGCACCGCCGTGGACGTCCAGCGCCTCGCGGGCTGCTCGTTCGGGGTAACCGCCCCCGAGGAACTCCGCCTCGCCGCCGAAGCCCTCGTCATCGAGATGGGCGGCGAGCCCGAGTGGATCGCCGAAGAGGCCCGCCCGCTCTACCACGCGGCCCTCGCCCTCGGCGCGAACCACCTGGTCACCCTGGTCGCCCAGTCGATGGAGCTGCTGCGCACCGCCGGCGTCGAACACCCCGACCGGATGCTCGGCCCGCTCCTCGGCGCCGCCCTCGACAACGCCCTGCGCTCCGGCGACGCCGCCCTCACCGGCCCGGTCGCCCGCGGCGACGCCGGCACCGTCGCCGCGCACGTCGCCGAGCTGCGCAAGCACGCCCCGCAGACCGTCGCCGGCTACCTCGCCATGGCCCGCAGCACCGCCGACCGCGCCCTCGCCCACGGCCTCCTCAAGCCCGAACTCGCCGAAGACCTCCTCGGCGTCCTCTCCGAGGGAGGCGAGCGGTGA
- a CDS encoding threonine aldolase family protein: protein MTDETRAPEPDSGQGAGRDDERAGGRADERDPRQDPELDSELDSEQAERDRERRRLAAWRGAGRKLTRGAADPTLREHLAWLAEHAEAVYDLDGPADIYGNGVVAELERRVADLLGTADAAFFPSGTMAQQVALRCWAGRTGNPVVALHPQAHPEVHEGDALQVVSGLRVVHTTAERRQPTAAEVAALPEPFGTLMLELPLREPGFLLPSWEELTELVAAARERDAVVHFDGARLWETTAHFGRPLAEIAGLADSVYVSFYKSLGGHSGAALAGPAELVAEARVWRHRYGGQVFRQFPAALSALIGLERELPLLPSYVAHARVVAQGLREGFEAAGVPWFRVHPEAPHTHQFQVWLPYPADALTEAGVRQAEEDGVALFRRWFEDGPPGVAVTEVTVTAEALEWTAADVREAVRGFVGRVV from the coding sequence ATGACGGACGAGACGCGGGCGCCCGAGCCGGACTCAGGGCAGGGCGCAGGCCGGGACGACGAGCGGGCCGGTGGGCGGGCCGATGAGCGGGACCCCCGACAGGACCCAGAGCTGGATTCCGAGCTGGATTCCGAGCAGGCCGAGCGGGACCGGGAGCGGCGGCGGCTGGCCGCGTGGCGGGGGGCCGGGCGGAAACTGACCCGGGGGGCGGCCGACCCGACGCTGCGCGAGCACCTGGCGTGGCTGGCGGAGCACGCGGAAGCGGTGTACGACCTGGACGGACCGGCGGACATCTACGGCAACGGGGTCGTGGCGGAGCTGGAGCGCCGGGTCGCGGACCTGCTGGGCACGGCCGACGCGGCGTTCTTCCCGTCCGGGACGATGGCCCAGCAGGTGGCGCTGCGCTGCTGGGCGGGCCGGACCGGTAACCCGGTGGTGGCCCTGCACCCGCAGGCCCACCCGGAGGTCCATGAGGGCGACGCGCTCCAGGTTGTCAGCGGCCTGCGGGTGGTGCACACCACGGCGGAGCGGCGCCAGCCGACCGCGGCGGAGGTGGCGGCGCTGCCCGAGCCGTTCGGGACGCTGATGCTGGAGCTGCCGCTGCGCGAACCCGGGTTCCTGCTGCCGTCGTGGGAGGAGCTGACGGAGCTGGTGGCCGCGGCCCGGGAGCGGGACGCGGTGGTCCACTTCGACGGGGCGCGGCTGTGGGAGACCACGGCGCACTTCGGCCGGCCGCTGGCGGAGATCGCCGGGCTCGCGGACAGCGTGTACGTGTCGTTCTACAAGTCGCTCGGCGGTCATTCGGGGGCGGCGCTGGCGGGTCCCGCCGAGCTGGTCGCGGAGGCGCGGGTGTGGCGGCACCGGTACGGCGGTCAGGTGTTCCGGCAGTTCCCGGCGGCGCTGTCCGCGCTGATCGGCCTGGAGCGGGAGCTTCCGCTGCTGCCGTCGTACGTGGCGCACGCCCGGGTGGTGGCGCAGGGGCTGCGCGAGGGGTTCGAGGCGGCCGGCGTGCCGTGGTTCCGGGTGCATCCGGAAGCCCCGCACACCCACCAGTTCCAGGTGTGGCTGCCGTACCCGGCGGACGCGCTGACGGAGGCGGGCGTACGGCAGGCGGAGGAGGACGGGGTCGCGCTGTTCCGGCGCTGGTTCGAGGACGGCCCGCCGGGAGTGGCGGTCACCGAGGTGACGGTGACGGCGGAGGCCCTGGAGTGGACGGCGGCGGACGTCCGCGAGGCGGTACGGGGTTTCGTGGGGCGGGTGGTGTGA
- a CDS encoding M28 family metallopeptidase encodes MPSRRIAAATATLAAAALVSPLLLAGPAGATSPASDAARGNALARKLVKDATAKNAFKHLKVFQSLADYNNGTRVAGSKGHEQSAKYIEAVLKAAGYKLSRHEFEFVYTETLAETLHVNSPVERDVPIKLMTYTANGPQDGVTADVAVAPVDADGTNGCEPGDFAAGAFTGKIALVKRGGCTFAVKQTNAYAAGAVGAVIYNNTAGALNGTLGDPTVGRIPTGGLTQADGEALAAEVAKGPVQVTLDIRELRENRKTFNVIAETPGGDAANTVFLGAHLDSVAAGPGINDNGSGSAGILQTALELAKSKEKVKNKVKFAWWSAEEFGLLGSEAYVASLTEAQKKQIKLYLNFDMIASPNAAYFAYDGDDSDGVGAGPGPEGSAQIEKGITDFLDSKSIPHEGTDFSGRSDYGPFIEAGIPAGGTFTGAEGIKTAAQAAKFGGTAGVAYDVNYHGKGDDITNIDMKAFDINIDVIADAVGHYAFDLAPLSRPVVSQPTGGGDGSGGGLHEGHGHDGVTE; translated from the coding sequence ATGCCCTCACGCCGTATAGCCGCAGCCACCGCCACCCTCGCTGCTGCGGCCCTTGTGTCGCCGCTTCTCCTCGCGGGCCCCGCCGGGGCCACCAGCCCGGCGAGCGACGCCGCACGCGGCAACGCACTGGCCCGCAAGCTGGTCAAGGACGCCACCGCCAAGAACGCCTTCAAGCACCTGAAGGTGTTCCAGTCCCTGGCGGACTACAACAACGGCACGCGCGTCGCCGGTTCCAAGGGGCACGAGCAGTCCGCCAAGTACATAGAGGCCGTGCTGAAGGCGGCCGGCTACAAGCTTTCCCGTCACGAGTTCGAATTCGTGTACACGGAGACGCTCGCGGAAACCCTGCACGTGAACTCGCCCGTCGAGCGGGACGTCCCGATCAAGCTGATGACGTACACGGCCAACGGGCCGCAGGACGGCGTGACGGCCGACGTCGCGGTGGCCCCGGTGGACGCGGACGGCACCAACGGCTGCGAGCCCGGCGACTTCGCCGCGGGCGCCTTCACCGGCAAGATCGCCCTGGTCAAGCGCGGCGGCTGCACCTTCGCCGTCAAGCAGACCAACGCGTACGCCGCGGGCGCGGTCGGCGCGGTCATCTACAACAACACGGCGGGCGCCCTGAACGGCACCCTCGGCGACCCGACCGTGGGCCGGATCCCGACCGGCGGCCTCACCCAGGCCGACGGCGAGGCGCTGGCCGCGGAGGTCGCGAAGGGCCCGGTCCAGGTCACCCTCGACATCCGCGAGCTGCGCGAGAACCGCAAGACCTTCAACGTCATCGCCGAGACCCCGGGCGGCGACGCGGCGAACACCGTGTTCCTCGGCGCGCACCTCGACTCGGTGGCGGCCGGCCCCGGCATCAACGACAACGGCTCGGGCTCGGCGGGCATCCTGCAGACCGCCCTCGAACTGGCCAAGTCGAAGGAGAAGGTCAAGAACAAGGTCAAGTTCGCCTGGTGGTCGGCGGAGGAGTTCGGCCTGCTCGGCTCCGAGGCGTACGTGGCCTCGCTGACCGAGGCCCAGAAGAAGCAGATCAAGCTGTACCTGAACTTCGACATGATCGCCTCGCCGAACGCCGCGTACTTCGCCTACGACGGCGACGACTCGGACGGCGTGGGCGCGGGCCCCGGCCCCGAGGGTTCGGCGCAGATCGAGAAGGGCATCACGGACTTCCTCGACTCGAAGAGCATCCCGCACGAGGGCACCGACTTCTCCGGCCGCTCCGACTACGGCCCGTTCATCGAGGCCGGCATCCCGGCCGGCGGCACCTTCACCGGCGCCGAGGGCATCAAGACGGCCGCCCAGGCCGCGAAGTTCGGCGGTACGGCCGGGGTCGCGTACGACGTGAACTACCACGGCAAGGGCGACGACATCACCAACATCGACATGAAGGCCTTCGACATCAACATCGATGTCATCGCCGACGCGGTGGGCCACTACGCCTTCGACCTGGCGCCGCTGTCGCGGCCGGTCGTCTCGCAGCCGACCGGTGGCGGCGACGGCAGCGGCGGCGGCCTGCACGAGGGCCACGGCCACGACGGCGTGACCGAGTAA
- a CDS encoding SAM-dependent methyltransferase, with protein sequence MRTHREEGPAAPRALPGPLRWRPAMEAALYGPDGFYVRPGGPGPAGHFRTSVHASPLFAGAVARLLERVDEALGRPAVLDLVDMAAGRGELVSGVLAALPPDTAARVRPYAVERAPRPAGLDPRIEWRAEPPAGVRGLLFANEWLDNVPLDIAEDGRYVTVDRDGTEHPGGPLDAADRAWLERWWPGGGLPGGGRAEIGRARDEAWAAAAATVARGLAVAVDYCHTRADRPPYGTLAGFRDGREVRPVPDGGCDVTAHVALDACGGPGAVLRTQREALAALGVSGARPPLSLASTDPAGYVRALAGAGEAAELTARGGLGDFGWLVEAKGIDPLL encoded by the coding sequence ATGAGGACTCACCGTGAAGAAGGACCGGCCGCCCCGCGGGCCCTGCCGGGCCCGCTGCGCTGGCGTCCGGCCATGGAGGCGGCCCTCTACGGCCCGGACGGCTTCTACGTGCGCCCCGGCGGCCCCGGACCGGCCGGCCACTTCCGCACCTCCGTGCACGCCTCCCCGCTGTTCGCGGGCGCGGTGGCCCGCCTGCTGGAGCGCGTCGACGAGGCCCTGGGCCGGCCCGCCGTCCTCGACCTGGTCGACATGGCGGCCGGCCGCGGCGAGCTGGTGTCCGGGGTGCTGGCCGCGCTGCCCCCGGACACCGCCGCGCGGGTCCGCCCGTACGCCGTGGAGCGGGCGCCGCGCCCGGCCGGCCTGGACCCCCGGATCGAGTGGCGCGCCGAACCGCCCGCCGGGGTGCGCGGGCTGCTCTTCGCCAACGAATGGCTCGACAACGTCCCCCTCGACATCGCCGAGGACGGCCGGTACGTGACCGTGGACCGGGACGGTACGGAACACCCGGGCGGCCCGCTCGACGCCGCGGACCGGGCCTGGCTGGAGCGCTGGTGGCCGGGCGGCGGGCTTCCCGGCGGCGGCCGGGCCGAGATCGGCCGGGCCCGCGACGAGGCGTGGGCGGCGGCCGCGGCCACCGTGGCGCGCGGGCTCGCGGTCGCCGTGGACTACTGCCACACCCGCGCCGACCGGCCGCCGTACGGGACCCTCGCCGGGTTCCGGGACGGCCGCGAGGTGCGCCCGGTGCCGGACGGCGGCTGCGACGTGACCGCGCACGTCGCCCTGGACGCGTGTGGCGGACCGGGGGCGGTGCTGCGCACCCAGCGGGAGGCGCTGGCCGCGCTCGGGGTCTCGGGGGCCCGGCCGCCGCTCTCGCTCGCCTCCACCGATCCGGCGGGCTACGTGCGGGCGCTGGCGGGGGCCGGCGAGGCGGCCGAGCTGACCGCGCGCGGCGGGCTCGGCGACTTCGGCTGGCTGGTGGAGGCGAAGGGGATCGACCCCCTGCTGTGA
- a CDS encoding sensor histidine kinase has translation MQRLYDFLRRHPTGVDSFWAVMLFGVAALELAEAYPSGRDRALSLPAVIALCVVVALRRRTPRKMLWLTIGTGLYQLAAGAQPGLANLAMLAILYTVAASDVARWVSRTALAWGLVAAPLAGVRWHFDKGDPKQTAMFAFFLTVPFALAWVLGDSVRTRRAYYAQLVERNERLEKEREAQGRAAVAAERARIARELHDVVAHNVSVMVVQADGAAYVMDAAPEQAKEALQTISGTGRQALAEMRRLLGILRTGEPQESEDYVPQPDVEQIEVLVEQVRTAGLHVDFQVEGSPRQLPSGVELTAYRIVQEALTNTRKHGGPEASASVRLVYFDDGLGLLVEDDGRGAAHELYEDGGADGAGHGLIGMRERVGMVGGTLDAGPRPGGGFRISALLPLKGKGS, from the coding sequence GTGCAACGGCTCTATGACTTCCTCCGCAGACACCCGACGGGCGTCGACAGCTTCTGGGCTGTGATGCTCTTCGGCGTGGCCGCGCTGGAGCTGGCCGAGGCGTACCCGTCCGGGCGGGATCGGGCCCTGTCGCTGCCCGCGGTGATCGCGCTGTGCGTGGTCGTGGCCCTGCGCCGCAGGACCCCGCGGAAGATGCTGTGGCTGACCATCGGCACCGGCCTCTACCAGCTGGCCGCGGGCGCGCAGCCCGGGCTGGCGAACCTCGCGATGCTGGCCATCCTCTACACCGTGGCCGCGAGCGACGTGGCGCGCTGGGTGTCCCGTACGGCACTGGCCTGGGGGCTGGTCGCGGCGCCACTGGCGGGGGTGCGCTGGCACTTCGACAAGGGCGACCCCAAGCAGACCGCGATGTTCGCGTTCTTCCTGACGGTGCCGTTCGCGCTGGCCTGGGTGCTCGGCGACTCGGTGCGCACCCGGCGGGCGTACTACGCGCAACTGGTCGAGCGCAACGAACGGCTGGAGAAGGAGCGCGAGGCGCAGGGCCGGGCGGCGGTGGCCGCCGAGCGGGCCCGGATCGCCCGCGAGCTGCACGACGTCGTCGCGCACAACGTGTCGGTGATGGTCGTGCAGGCGGACGGCGCCGCGTACGTCATGGACGCGGCGCCCGAGCAGGCCAAGGAGGCCCTCCAGACGATCTCCGGGACCGGCCGGCAGGCGCTCGCCGAGATGCGCCGGCTGCTGGGCATCCTGCGGACGGGCGAGCCGCAGGAGTCCGAGGACTACGTGCCGCAGCCGGACGTGGAGCAGATCGAGGTCCTGGTCGAGCAGGTCCGCACGGCCGGCCTGCACGTCGACTTCCAGGTCGAGGGCAGTCCCCGGCAACTGCCGAGCGGCGTCGAGCTGACGGCGTACCGGATCGTGCAGGAGGCGCTGACCAACACGCGCAAGCACGGGGGCCCCGAGGCCAGCGCGAGCGTCCGGCTGGTCTACTTCGACGACGGGCTGGGCCTGCTGGTCGAGGACGACGGGCGGGGCGCGGCACACGAGTTGTACGAGGACGGCGGCGCAGACGGCGCCGGGCACGGGCTGATCGGCATGCGGGAGCGGGTGGGCATGGTGGGCGGCACGCTGGACGCGGGGCCGCGGCCCGGCGGCGGCTTCCGGATCAGTGCGCTGCTGCCCCTGAAGGGAAAGGGATCTTAA